The following is a genomic window from Mustela erminea isolate mMusErm1 chromosome 14, mMusErm1.Pri, whole genome shotgun sequence.
ctgcttgtgctgtctctgacaaataaataagtaaaatattttaaaaaataaaaataaagattcattgAATCCATGAATGGAGCTCTGGTCCTAGCAGAACCCTCTTTTCTGCCCCAGAGGTGGCTAGGGGTTAGTGTTGGCAATGACTCTCATTAGGAGCTATAAGGTCCTTGTCTGAGAGCTCCCAGGACCAGCTAAGAGCCTCTtcttgcccctttccctgcttctgtCCTATCAGGAGAGCCCCCAACGACAGGCACAGGTCCTAAGTCAGGCTGGAGGGAGGctctgggcagagctggggtcaGAACCGGTTCTGGTCAGGAcagccccagggggaggggcctgatCCCCACGGGCCTTGCTCTCCAACACACATTTTTAATACTcaagttaaataagtaaatttcaggggtgcctgggtggctcagtgggttaaagtctctgccttcagctcaggtcatgatcccagcgtcctgggatcgagtcccacatcaggctctctcctcagcggggaacctgcttcctcctctctctctctgcctgcctctttgcctacttgtgatcactttctgtcaaataaattttaaaaacctttaaaataaataaataaataaatatttcagtcatttaataataatacacATCCACCCCCCAACTGATACCCACCCTTAAAAAACCTGCTTTAcgtccccactccccactctttcccccctgcccccactggggggtggggtaagCCCCGCCAGTTTACCCTGCAGGCCCGGAGGTCTCAGGAGTACCTCTGCCTGGAAaagcccccctcccacccagaaGGAACCCCCGCCGGAATCCCAGTCTAGGCCACTCCCAGCCTTCCCCAAAGCGAAGAAGACAGACACCACCGCCAAGTGGAATACAAAAATAGAGCctctcttttgtttaaaaaacaagacaaaacaaaacaacgaccaaaaaaaaaaaaaaaaaaaaaccccaacagcaAACAATTATGGACAGCTAGAACCCGGggctcccccagctcctccccagccTTCAGCAGCGCAGACCTCGGCTCCCGGAGTTTCTCCGTGCGCCCCCGCGGCGAGCGGCTCGGCGGCGCGGCGGGGAGGGCCGGCGGCGCCTACCGGGGCTCGGGGGCCCAAGTCCTCTGGCTGCCGCGCAGGCTGCGCGTGAAGGGCGGGTAGTTGAGGAACTCGAAGCGCAGACTCTGCTCCGTGGTGTGGTGGCCGCGGGGCAGCCGCTTCATGAAGTGCACCTCGCGCTGGTGCTGCCGCGTCTTGGAGCCCTTGCGGGGCCGGCCCTTGCGGGTGAAGGCCATGTACCAGCCTTCGTACTTGGCGTTCTGCAGGGCCGTGTAGTTGTTCTCCAGCACGATCTCGGTGAACACGCAGTCCTTGCCCTTGCCGTTGCTCTGCAGGTAGTGGGGCCAGAAGCGCGGCGTTACGGGGCTCTGGCCGGagacgccccccgcccccaccccagcagaggcagagggcaggcggCCCCAGACAGCAGGTGGGCACCCCAGCAGATGGCAGGGTGGGCACGAGTGacagccccacccccgcccgggcACCCGCTCTCTAATCCCTCACAAGCCGCAGCCCACCCGGCAACTTCCTGTCCTCCCGGGCAGCAGTGACACATGGCTGTCTCCGGAGGGGCTGGGCCCCAACACAGAGGGCCAGAGAGGGGGCCCAGACCCTGCctgccctggcctcctgcccaccAGTCTGGCCGAGCGGCTCGCACCCGTTTCCCCAGCTGTACCATCCCCCTGGGCCCCTCAAGACCCCTGGGGCCTCAGGGCAGCCActccatgggggaggggaagcctgcGGGGAGACGCGGAGCCCCGAGCCCCAGAAGCCCAGGAAGCGGGGAGCTTGAGGCTGGAGAAGAGCCGTGACTAATGGGGCCATTTCAGAGCTCGGCCGAGGGGCTGGGCCTGCGGCTTACTGAACATTCCAAATGCTGGTACCATGTAATTGGACATAATAGCAAAGCAATTTGGCGATTTGTTAAAAAGATATATGGAATTTACCaacccccccaccagccccttccctagccttccttcttcctcctttgcctTTATAGCTTTTCATCTCTCAagcagtttccttctctctcacctcccccaccctccacccaacCACTAGGTAACCCCAAGGTGGCCCtgggtctctctgcctacctccttGGGACCCTAGAGGAGCTCTgcctgcccagccccctccctagGACCCAGGGACCCTCCGCTCCTTCTGGGGCCTCACCTTGGCAATGAGCTTCCCCTTTTTATTCATGCAGATGTAAAGACCGGTCTCAGCTCCTCGGACTCGAACCCGGCTCCCAAAGGTATCTGTCTCCACAATGAGCTTTGCTGTCAGGGAAGGTGGCGGGATGGTTATCGGAAGCGCCCTGACCCCACTGTACCACACTGTCACCCCAGCTGACCCTCAGACCTGTCACATCCCAGTAGCAACTGCTTCAAGAGCAGGTACCCAAGAcatgggctccagccccagcccagctgccACCATGCTAGGCGACACTGGGAAAGATCGACTCTCCTTCCTGGGCTTCAGGCCCCTCACGGATGTGCACAGGGGGATGGGCAAGAGCATGAAGCACAGACTGggatctccctctgcctgctctgctgcTCCTGTGGAGGAATCTTAAAGCCATCAAACTGAACACACCCTCTTTTAAAACCAGATAGTACTGACTTTTCACGTCAAGGCTTCATGACTAGAGTTCTACTCTCATCAGAACATCTCTGGGAACCCTTCAAACTCAAAGTAGTACATGCACATGCCTCAGAGATCACCACAAACTTCCGGGGTGCAGCAGTGACATGAGTTCCGAGGCAAAACATAAAAGCACTATCTCCTGTTTCTGGCTCCTCAGGTTCTAGCTCATGTCCTTggccaaccccccctcccccccaaccaccaccccgTTCTGCTGAGATGACAGGGAGGCCGACCACTCTCCGTCCACACACAGCCCGCTACTTTCCCAGAACCTCAGACCCCAGCTGGGAGGCTTCTGCTCTTCTCCACGCTTCCCCGTCAccactgtccccagccccagTGTCCAGAAATCAATGGCTCAAAtagtcttttctctttcaacCCCCATCACAGTGACCAAACACTTGCTGTGGGTGAGGAAGGGAAAAATTCAGGCATGCTTGCCTCTCAGTCTGGAAAGCCATTGAGACAGGGAGCTGAATTCTGTGCCTTCTTCCCTGGTGCCCTCCCCTTAGACAGCCCACTTGCCGCAGAAGTCCTGGTCCCTGTCTAGTCCCTGTGTAATTCCTCCCCTTTGTGGCTGTCCTCAAGCAGGGAATGAGGGCTGACTTAGCTGTTGGGGATAGGCCAGGAGGGGCTGAGTCTTCTGtcctctctgcttttccctccttgAGAAAGCAGTTCTGGGATTCCCAGAGCTGTCTCCCAGCCTGCACTAACAAGGCAGCACCTTCTTTGTCGCTAAAACTAAAGGGGGAGGATGGGCTCCAAGGTCAGCAAGGCAGCCCTTGTTGCCCGGCCTGATGCTACCCCCACCTCTTCACATAGGACAGAGCAGGGACCCAATGGCCAACTCTCCAGTCTGGCTTCAAGTCAGCCAGGGAAATGCAGCTgtcacctcccctcccacccacctcctcttgGACACGGCCACGCTGCTCatccctctcctgctctgccttccAGAGGCCCGAAGGG
Proteins encoded in this region:
- the FGF8 gene encoding fibroblast growth factor 8 isoform X2; amino-acid sequence: MGSPRSALSCLLLHLLVLCLQAQHVREQSLVTDQLSRRLIRTYQLYSRTSGKHVQVLANKRINAMAEDGDPFAKLIVETDTFGSRVRVRGAETGLYICMNKKGKLIAKSNGKGKDCVFTEIVLENNYTALQNAKYEGWYMAFTRKGRPRKGSKTRQHQREVHFMKRLPRGHHTTEQSLRFEFLNYPPFTRSLRGSQRTWAPEPR
- the FGF8 gene encoding fibroblast growth factor 8 isoform X1, with the translated sequence MGSPRSALSCLLLHLLVLCLQAQVTVQSSPNFTQHVREQSLVTDQLSRRLIRTYQLYSRTSGKHVQVLANKRINAMAEDGDPFAKLIVETDTFGSRVRVRGAETGLYICMNKKGKLIAKSNGKGKDCVFTEIVLENNYTALQNAKYEGWYMAFTRKGRPRKGSKTRQHQREVHFMKRLPRGHHTTEQSLRFEFLNYPPFTRSLRGSQRTWAPEPR